The following proteins come from a genomic window of Tepidisphaeraceae bacterium:
- a CDS encoding sugar phosphate isomerase/epimerase family protein: protein MSVQIAFNSANLVAHYSGYQFKLAEWGKQHELASQRTGIAEWNDICQRIRACGYDAIEVWVALVERCETDEVMADAFAKALRDNQLKPAMLAGTLNDKTATICKRLGIPAVAGGYWGSDKATATRVMRATGIHYNFENHPEDSIDAIRQRVDYGANGFAVALDTGWLGTKNMDAPDTVRQLGRLIRHVHLKDVKALGGHETVKLGTGVVDIPGVIRELKAIGYTGVLSWEDEPEDRNPFDIAAEMRQYIAQHWAK, encoded by the coding sequence ATGAGTGTTCAGATCGCGTTCAACAGCGCCAACCTCGTCGCCCACTACAGTGGCTACCAATTCAAGCTGGCCGAGTGGGGCAAACAGCACGAACTGGCTTCTCAGCGCACCGGCATCGCCGAGTGGAACGACATCTGCCAGCGCATCCGCGCGTGCGGGTACGACGCGATCGAGGTCTGGGTCGCGCTGGTCGAGCGATGCGAGACCGACGAAGTGATGGCCGACGCGTTCGCCAAGGCGCTGCGCGACAACCAGCTGAAGCCCGCCATGCTGGCCGGCACGCTGAACGACAAGACGGCGACCATCTGCAAGCGCCTCGGCATACCGGCGGTCGCCGGTGGGTACTGGGGCAGCGATAAGGCGACCGCGACGCGGGTGATGCGCGCGACCGGCATCCACTACAACTTCGAGAACCATCCCGAAGACTCGATCGACGCCATCCGTCAACGGGTCGACTACGGCGCCAATGGTTTTGCGGTCGCGCTGGATACCGGCTGGCTGGGCACGAAGAACATGGACGCGCCCGATACCGTTCGCCAGCTGGGCCGCCTCATCCGTCACGTGCACCTGAAGGACGTCAAGGCCCTCGGTGGGCACGAGACGGTGAAGCTAGGCACCGGCGTTGTCGACATTCCGGGCGTCATCCGCGAGCTGAAGGCAATCGGTTACACCGGCGTGCTGAGCTGGGAGGACGAGCCCGAAGATCGCAACCCGTTCGACATCGCGGCCGAGATGCGCCAGTACATCGCGCAGCATTGGGCGAAATAA
- a CDS encoding Gfo/Idh/MocA family oxidoreductase has translation MSKLKIAGVNFDHMHMGDLLRMASESADAEIVGVSDHRPNRVHGVLDQLKLPRSLYDADWHAMLSRTKPDLVIICPSTAAHAEWTEKVAAFGCHVMVEKPFASTLADADRMIAALAKTGRQLFINWPLRWYPSHVTAKRLVDEGAIGELLQVHYYDGNRGPLRHIADKVVVPEDVANAEKAKSWWYSKEAGGGSLLDYLGYGTTLGTWYMDGRAPIEVTSMVDQQEGLEVDEHSITICRYDIAGSGLSKFETRWGTFTDPWTLQPQPKCGFVLVGRRGTIASYDYENHVRVQTREQEAGYDVPVDTLVAPDDNPINYVVHCLRTGKPAEGPLSPAIARIGQEIVDAATRSARERRTVPLRER, from the coding sequence ATGAGCAAACTGAAGATCGCTGGCGTCAATTTCGATCACATGCACATGGGCGATCTGCTGCGCATGGCGAGCGAGTCGGCCGATGCGGAGATCGTCGGCGTAAGCGACCATCGACCTAATCGCGTGCATGGCGTGCTCGATCAACTGAAGCTCCCGCGGTCGCTGTACGATGCAGATTGGCACGCGATGCTGTCGCGCACGAAGCCGGACCTGGTGATCATCTGCCCGTCGACCGCCGCGCATGCCGAGTGGACGGAGAAGGTTGCGGCGTTCGGTTGTCACGTGATGGTGGAGAAGCCGTTCGCGTCGACGCTCGCCGATGCCGATCGCATGATCGCCGCGCTGGCGAAGACGGGGCGGCAGCTGTTCATCAACTGGCCGCTGCGCTGGTACCCATCGCACGTCACCGCCAAGCGGTTGGTCGACGAGGGCGCGATCGGTGAGCTGCTTCAGGTGCACTACTACGACGGCAACCGCGGGCCGCTGCGCCACATCGCCGACAAGGTCGTGGTGCCCGAGGACGTCGCCAACGCTGAGAAGGCCAAGAGCTGGTGGTACAGCAAGGAAGCCGGCGGCGGCAGCCTGCTGGACTACCTGGGCTACGGCACGACGCTGGGCACGTGGTACATGGATGGTCGCGCGCCGATCGAGGTGACGTCGATGGTCGACCAGCAGGAAGGGCTGGAGGTCGACGAGCACTCGATCACCATCTGCCGCTACGACATCGCCGGCAGTGGCCTGAGCAAGTTCGAGACGCGCTGGGGCACGTTCACCGACCCGTGGACGTTGCAGCCGCAACCGAAGTGCGGCTTCGTGCTGGTCGGCCGGCGCGGCACGATCGCCAGCTACGATTACGAGAACCACGTGCGCGTGCAGACGCGCGAACAGGAGGCCGGCTACGACGTGCCGGTCGACACGCTGGTGGCGCCCGACGACAACCCGATCAACTACGTCGTCCATTGCCTGCGAACCGGCAAGCCGGCTGAGGGGCCACTGTCGCCGGCAATCGCACGCATCGGGCAGGAGATTGTCGACGCCGCCACCCGCAGCGCGCGCGAGCGGCGGACGGTCCCGCTGCGCGAGCGGTAA
- a CDS encoding Gfo/Idh/MocA family oxidoreductase yields the protein MAKKRAYNDMSEAKSGNIEAPVLPYQPPRPRKYNPPIGVIGCGGISKSHLSSYKQMGLNVVALCDVIPERAKSRQAEFFPDAQVYTDYKQLLKRDDIEVIDIPTHPQDREYILPDVLRARKHTLSQKPFVLDLDKGHKFADLADKMGVTLAVNQNGRWSPHWSWVRHAINKGLIGEVAGVHLQCHWNHNWIATNHFNRVHHIILYDYAIHWFDALASFMPGKTAKRVHSTLACSPKQKAKPPLLGQSLVEFDEGHASLVFDGSVEIGGKDHGYIFGTKGSLRYDGDGLGRHTVDLVTKKGTARPQLEGSWFNDGFVGSMGELLSAIEKKRMPVNNAVDNLRGLAICFAGIVSAESGKPETVGKVRKAPLRTCTVA from the coding sequence ATGGCGAAGAAGCGAGCGTACAATGACATGAGCGAGGCGAAGTCGGGCAACATCGAGGCGCCGGTCTTACCGTACCAGCCGCCCCGGCCGCGCAAGTACAACCCGCCGATCGGCGTGATCGGTTGCGGTGGTATCTCCAAGTCGCACCTGTCGTCGTACAAGCAGATGGGGCTGAACGTCGTGGCGCTGTGCGACGTCATCCCCGAGCGTGCCAAGAGCCGTCAGGCCGAGTTCTTCCCCGATGCGCAGGTCTACACGGATTACAAGCAACTGCTGAAGCGCGACGACATCGAGGTGATCGACATCCCCACGCACCCGCAGGACCGCGAGTACATCCTGCCTGACGTGTTGCGCGCGCGCAAGCACACGCTGAGCCAGAAGCCCTTCGTGCTGGATCTGGACAAGGGTCACAAGTTCGCCGATCTGGCCGACAAGATGGGGGTGACGCTCGCGGTGAACCAGAACGGCCGCTGGTCGCCGCACTGGTCGTGGGTGCGGCATGCGATCAACAAGGGCCTGATCGGCGAGGTGGCGGGCGTGCACCTGCAGTGCCACTGGAACCACAACTGGATCGCTACGAACCACTTCAACCGCGTGCATCACATCATTTTGTACGATTACGCGATTCACTGGTTTGACGCGCTGGCCTCGTTCATGCCCGGCAAGACCGCCAAGCGCGTTCACTCTACGCTGGCCTGTTCGCCGAAACAGAAGGCGAAGCCGCCGCTGTTAGGGCAGTCGCTGGTGGAGTTTGACGAGGGGCACGCATCGCTGGTGTTCGACGGGTCCGTGGAGATCGGCGGGAAGGACCACGGCTACATCTTCGGCACCAAGGGTTCGCTGCGCTACGACGGCGACGGGTTGGGCCGGCACACCGTCGACCTCGTGACGAAGAAGGGGACCGCGCGGCCCCAGCTGGAAGGGTCCTGGTTCAACGACGGCTTCGTCGGCAGCATGGGCGAACTGCTGAGCGCGATCGAGAAGAAGCGCATGCCCGTCAACAACGCGGTTGACAACCTCCGCGGACTGGCGATCTGCTTCGCGGGCATCGTGAGCGCTGAGAGCGGCAAACCGGAGACGGTCGGCAAGGTGAGGAAGGCACCGTTGCGGACGTGTACGGTGGCGTGA
- a CDS encoding class I SAM-dependent methyltransferase, whose translation MTTTTTSNHDLTFNAYQYADFKSRGQDAYANAKYDILAKWIAKGGANRDILNAGCGSGEFSFLLGSQGHRVEGIDPGPEYVELAKTQAEQLGFKNLTFSVAGIEDFAAANAGRQYDAVIATDVIEHIKDDVAAVRAMLSLLTPGGDLFITVPAGPKLFGYHDEQLGHYRRYTLKMCRDVLPDGVHLHKLRYFGMCLVPIAWHFSVKKRKNYPVAEAGDGKSMPIASRIMHALFAVEKKVGLPWGTSCLMWAKKD comes from the coding sequence ATGACCACGACGACCACCAGCAACCACGACCTGACCTTCAACGCCTACCAGTACGCCGACTTCAAGAGCCGCGGCCAAGACGCCTACGCCAACGCCAAGTACGACATCCTCGCCAAGTGGATCGCCAAGGGCGGCGCCAACCGCGACATCCTGAACGCCGGCTGCGGGTCGGGCGAGTTTTCGTTCCTGCTGGGTTCGCAAGGCCACCGCGTGGAGGGCATCGACCCTGGTCCGGAATACGTGGAACTGGCCAAGACACAGGCGGAGCAACTGGGCTTCAAGAACCTGACCTTCAGCGTCGCCGGCATCGAGGACTTCGCCGCCGCCAATGCGGGACGGCAATACGACGCGGTGATCGCGACCGACGTGATCGAGCACATCAAGGACGACGTGGCCGCAGTGCGTGCGATGCTGTCGCTATTGACGCCGGGCGGCGACCTGTTCATCACCGTGCCGGCCGGGCCGAAGCTGTTCGGCTATCACGACGAGCAGCTCGGCCACTATCGCCGGTACACGCTCAAGATGTGCCGCGACGTGCTGCCCGACGGCGTTCACCTGCACAAGCTGCGCTACTTCGGCATGTGCCTCGTGCCGATCGCGTGGCACTTCAGCGTGAAGAAGCGCAAGAACTACCCCGTGGCCGAGGCCGGCGACGGTAAGAGCATGCCGATCGCCAGCCGCATCATGCACGCGTTGTTCGCCGTCGAGAAAAAAGTCGGCCTGCCCTGGGGCACGAGCTGCCTGATGTGGGCGAAGAAAGACTGA
- a CDS encoding dolichyl-phosphate beta-glucosyltransferase: MPNSTYLSVIVPAYNEVKSIARAIDAMRAYLDRQPYTYEIIVSADGNDGTRERVAEMAKNDPRLTVIGSAERGGKGRGIRNGVARAKGQIIGFADADYKTPIEELDKVLPWLDKGYDVAIGSRATPDAQVERAQPMYRRVGSKVFGAIVHTLLGLGHVPDTQCGFKFFRRRAALDIFGRQKIDGYMFDIEILRLTKRLGYKLKNVGVRWQDDGDSRYDPIGGTWKNFKELARIRFMRYDDDEACRWDGDSAREQTSASAATIGGSPITVTVSVPQELQTAGAARGK; this comes from the coding sequence ATGCCGAACAGCACCTACTTAAGCGTGATCGTGCCCGCGTATAACGAGGTGAAGAGCATCGCGCGCGCGATCGACGCCATGCGGGCCTACCTAGACCGCCAGCCTTACACCTACGAGATCATCGTCAGCGCCGACGGGAACGACGGCACGCGCGAACGGGTCGCCGAGATGGCCAAGAACGACCCCCGCCTGACCGTCATCGGTTCGGCCGAGCGCGGCGGCAAGGGCCGTGGCATTCGCAATGGTGTCGCCCGCGCCAAAGGGCAGATCATCGGCTTTGCCGACGCCGACTATAAGACGCCGATCGAAGAGCTCGACAAGGTCCTGCCTTGGTTGGACAAAGGCTACGACGTGGCGATCGGCAGCCGGGCGACGCCCGATGCGCAGGTCGAGCGGGCGCAACCGATGTACCGCCGGGTGGGCTCGAAGGTCTTCGGGGCAATCGTCCACACGCTGCTGGGCCTGGGCCACGTGCCCGACACGCAGTGCGGCTTCAAGTTCTTCCGCCGGCGCGCGGCGCTGGACATCTTCGGTCGTCAGAAGATCGACGGCTACATGTTCGACATCGAGATCCTGCGCCTCACCAAGCGGCTCGGTTACAAGCTGAAGAACGTCGGCGTGCGCTGGCAGGACGACGGTGACAGCCGGTACGACCCGATCGGTGGCACCTGGAAGAACTTCAAGGAACTGGCCCGCATCCGCTTCATGCGCTACGACGACGATGAAGCTTGCCGCTGGGACGGCGACAGCGCCCGCGAGCAGACCTCCGCATCCGCCGCGACGATCGGTGGATCGCCGATCACCGTGACCGTCTCGGTGCCGCAGGAACTGCAAACCGCTGGTGCCGCGCGCGGGAAGTGA
- a CDS encoding phosphatase PAP2 family protein, whose amino-acid sequence MEFNVFLFAGLCVACIILMIAERRGAPVVLTLRLKNDIKRETRFLQQYGQFTCCTIVVAIVFCLGGSSWRGHGQGIVVPLAVAPLVAGGLGMFVKRLLSRVRPGHENAGKFLGPQKGHANFRESFPSNHSATAMALSVGLSYLYPPAAIVFWTLAVVTGLLRYLLDAHWPSDVLGGLAFGYAIAWAVWHGIAAVGGFTL is encoded by the coding sequence ATGGAATTCAACGTCTTTTTGTTCGCGGGCCTCTGCGTCGCCTGCATTATCTTGATGATCGCCGAGCGCCGCGGTGCGCCGGTCGTGCTTACGTTGCGGCTGAAGAACGACATCAAACGCGAGACCCGCTTCCTCCAGCAGTACGGCCAATTCACGTGCTGCACGATCGTTGTGGCGATCGTCTTCTGCCTGGGTGGCTCCAGTTGGCGCGGCCATGGGCAGGGCATTGTCGTCCCCCTGGCCGTGGCGCCACTGGTGGCCGGCGGGCTGGGGATGTTCGTTAAACGGCTGCTGAGCCGGGTGCGCCCCGGCCACGAGAACGCCGGTAAGTTCCTCGGCCCCCAAAAAGGCCACGCCAACTTCCGCGAAAGCTTCCCATCCAATCATAGCGCCACCGCCATGGCGCTCAGCGTCGGACTGTCGTACCTCTACCCGCCAGCCGCGATTGTCTTCTGGACGCTCGCGGTCGTCACTGGCCTGCTGCGATACCTTTTAGATGCCCACTGGCCTAGCGACGTTCTGGGCGGCTTGGCCTTCGGTTATGCGATTGCCTGGGCGGTTTGGCATGGGATCGCGGCGGTGGGTGGGTTTACTTTGTGA
- a CDS encoding HPP family protein — MTDQMDSLKPIGTNETQTAPRRRLSLRDEFMLAMLPTFVVLAVFLLVEFVSNQRLLFASLASSAFLIYLDPQHGTNRVRTLVLSQLLAAVIGFGAYKALGSTSPYVAGGVAMVVTITLMITLDAVHPPAVSTSLAFAFRAGDESSIVTFAAAVAVTAMLVGMQRAAVWALARRALVPER; from the coding sequence GTGACCGACCAGATGGACAGCCTCAAGCCGATCGGCACCAACGAGACGCAGACCGCGCCGCGCCGGCGGCTGTCGCTGCGCGACGAGTTCATGCTGGCGATGCTGCCGACGTTCGTCGTGCTGGCGGTCTTCCTGCTCGTCGAGTTCGTCAGCAACCAGCGGCTGCTGTTCGCCTCGCTGGCGAGCAGCGCGTTTCTGATCTACCTCGACCCGCAGCACGGCACCAACCGCGTGCGCACGCTGGTCCTGTCACAGCTGCTGGCGGCGGTAATCGGGTTCGGTGCGTACAAGGCCTTGGGGTCGACCAGCCCCTACGTCGCCGGCGGGGTGGCGATGGTCGTGACGATCACGCTGATGATCACGCTGGACGCCGTGCACCCGCCGGCGGTGTCGACGTCGCTGGCGTTCGCGTTCCGCGCGGGCGACGAGAGCAGCATCGTCACGTTCGCCGCCGCCGTCGCGGTGACCGCCATGCTCGTCGGCATGCAACGGGCCGCGGTCTGGGCACTTGCGCGGCGGGCACTCGTTCCGGAACGGTAG
- a CDS encoding SGNH/GDSL hydrolase family protein, translating into MTQNEMSMPRVFVVGASLTLQFGPYLERELAGRMHYDRKRATDGKRAEDNLDVAQGASGGDSSRVLAYLKDRRQNDPIPADILLLSCGLHDLKTHPTTKAKQVPIEQFESNLRAITQEVAAMGLTLAWLRITPVVDEIHNARASFHRYQADVDRYNAIADGVMRDADAHVIDFAAFCQALLPESLIDHVHYDEAARARQAKFIAEHLLKIAAASGDWPATTALP; encoded by the coding sequence ATGACCCAGAACGAGATGTCCATGCCCCGCGTCTTCGTCGTCGGCGCCAGCCTCACGCTTCAGTTCGGCCCGTACCTCGAGCGGGAACTGGCCGGCCGGATGCACTACGACCGCAAGCGCGCCACCGACGGCAAGCGGGCCGAAGACAACCTCGACGTGGCGCAGGGCGCCAGTGGCGGCGATTCAAGCCGGGTGCTCGCGTATCTGAAGGACCGCCGCCAGAACGACCCGATTCCCGCCGACATTCTGCTGCTAAGCTGCGGCCTGCACGACCTGAAGACCCATCCGACGACAAAGGCCAAACAGGTGCCGATCGAGCAGTTCGAGTCGAACCTGCGCGCGATCACGCAGGAAGTCGCAGCCATGGGGCTCACCCTGGCGTGGCTGCGCATCACGCCAGTGGTGGACGAGATCCACAACGCCCGCGCCTCGTTTCACCGCTATCAGGCCGACGTGGACCGGTACAACGCCATCGCCGATGGCGTGATGCGGGACGCCGACGCGCACGTCATCGACTTTGCGGCGTTCTGTCAGGCGCTGCTGCCCGAGTCGCTCATCGACCACGTGCATTACGACGAGGCCGCGCGGGCCAGGCAGGCCAAGTTCATTGCCGAGCATCTGCTGAAGATCGCCGCTGCCAGCGGCGATTGGCCCGCCACGACCGCCCTACCGTAA
- a CDS encoding AraC family transcriptional regulator — MVIRRRHVLTIDDGITRVEGYNVGPYPNHHFTFAKDGDPSPAWPLQLRSVGDDEWVQGCLRQRRNARELALELVVNGTFRFVQNDQEYTVEPGQVFLVRPGEDNEMSLTTPGVGLKKVMQIAGPLVPTLLSLTGLADHDVVRPADLPWLTAQFERAHQTLQRPTVDSARVASAIAYEVIIELSRSVARSGVPPRLRKAVDYMKTHPGDHLTVPRLCEMTKLSPSTLHRLFLEHFSMAPIAYFLNLKMQVAQSLLAGSHHPIKSIADQLGYASQLYFSAEFKKRVGMSPRTYRDKMRFGTDRPTGGKPIAGALE; from the coding sequence ATGGTAATTCGACGCCGGCACGTGCTTACGATCGATGACGGCATCACGCGCGTCGAAGGCTACAACGTCGGCCCCTATCCCAATCACCACTTCACGTTCGCCAAGGACGGCGACCCCAGTCCCGCGTGGCCATTGCAGTTGCGTTCCGTCGGGGATGATGAGTGGGTCCAGGGTTGCCTGAGGCAGCGGCGCAACGCGCGCGAGCTGGCGCTGGAACTGGTGGTGAATGGCACGTTTCGGTTCGTGCAGAACGATCAGGAGTACACCGTCGAACCGGGCCAGGTGTTCCTCGTGCGGCCCGGTGAAGACAACGAGATGTCGCTGACGACGCCGGGCGTCGGCCTGAAGAAGGTCATGCAGATCGCCGGCCCGCTCGTGCCCACGCTGCTCAGTTTAACCGGCCTGGCCGACCACGACGTCGTCCGCCCCGCCGACCTGCCTTGGCTGACGGCGCAGTTCGAGCGCGCCCATCAGACCCTGCAACGCCCCACCGTCGACTCGGCCCGCGTCGCATCGGCGATCGCCTACGAGGTGATCATCGAACTTAGCCGCTCGGTCGCGCGCAGCGGGGTGCCGCCGCGCCTGCGCAAGGCGGTGGATTACATGAAGACCCACCCCGGCGACCACTTAACCGTCCCGCGCCTCTGTGAGATGACGAAACTGAGCCCGTCGACCCTGCACCGGCTGTTCCTCGAACATTTCAGCATGGCGCCGATCGCGTACTTCCTGAACCTGAAGATGCAGGTCGCCCAAAGCCTGTTGGCCGGCTCGCACCACCCGATAAAGTCGATCGCCGATCAGCTCGGTTACGCGAGCCAGCTCTACTTCTCGGCCGAGTTCAAGAAACGCGTCGGCATGTCGCCGCGCACGTACCGCGACAAGATGCGATTCGGCACCGATCGGCCTACGGGCGGGAAGCCCATTGCAGGAGCCTTGGAATGA
- a CDS encoding trehalase family glycosidase, with translation MSLRSPALRSVWGGGQLLALSGMTGPTDYERGLVGRTSFSGCGIDLVLPYTASLRFSGSAPMSVFLGGDHFQLILADAPAVRGAFIDAHHLLVEGTCAFVGAGYDTVINGSRTLIAPTGLLDRRHLVIDLDQLIADRQKWTTDLRLPAGCDEATADAYLKARVMIRTQTLAAEGAMTGLWTTPDRWPHRDMWLWDSVFHAIGIAHFDRAMARRVLDAMFDVQRVDGFIPHQAAATGWRSQITQPPVLAFGMERVMGDTSDLDWIAARFDQLAAYLRWNEQNRDTDGNGLVEWYIEANEHCRSGESGMDNSPRFDDAVQLDAVDFNSFMAAEYRTLARFARLLGRDDDARRCDARHRELCASINGLLWDESTGFYQDRDVVTGRRTGILANSGFLPLICGAASAEQAQRLARHLEDPATFGTTVPVPSVAVSSRRGGEKDMWRGPMWVNLNWLIEIGLRDYGLTQAADHVRERTVAEIVRHHQRHGTFYEFYDSDGATEPGHLDRKGHRASPGGNPYHRVIHDFGWTATLFIDMVHRAALDRAQPGQVKRV, from the coding sequence GTGTCACTGCGTTCCCCGGCGTTGCGCAGCGTGTGGGGGGGTGGGCAGTTGCTGGCGCTGTCAGGCATGACGGGACCGACCGATTACGAGCGGGGCTTGGTCGGCCGCACGAGCTTTAGCGGGTGCGGCATCGACCTGGTGCTTCCTTATACGGCATCCCTTCGCTTCTCAGGCTCGGCGCCGATGTCGGTCTTCCTGGGCGGGGATCACTTCCAGTTAATCTTGGCCGACGCTCCCGCGGTGCGCGGGGCGTTCATCGACGCGCACCACCTGCTGGTCGAAGGCACGTGCGCGTTCGTCGGCGCGGGGTACGACACCGTCATCAATGGCAGCCGTACGCTGATCGCGCCGACAGGCTTGCTCGATCGTCGTCACCTTGTGATCGACCTGGACCAGCTGATCGCCGACCGCCAAAAATGGACGACCGACCTGCGCCTGCCGGCCGGCTGCGATGAAGCGACCGCCGACGCCTACCTGAAGGCGCGCGTGATGATTCGCACGCAGACGCTGGCGGCCGAGGGAGCGATGACCGGCCTGTGGACGACGCCCGACCGTTGGCCGCACCGCGACATGTGGCTGTGGGACAGCGTGTTTCACGCGATCGGCATCGCCCACTTCGATCGCGCGATGGCCCGCCGGGTGCTGGATGCGATGTTCGACGTGCAACGGGTCGACGGCTTCATCCCCCACCAGGCCGCCGCCACCGGTTGGCGCTCGCAGATCACGCAGCCACCGGTGCTGGCGTTCGGCATGGAACGCGTGATGGGCGACACGTCCGACCTCGACTGGATCGCGGCCCGGTTCGACCAATTGGCGGCTTATCTTCGGTGGAACGAGCAGAACCGCGACACTGATGGGAACGGACTGGTCGAGTGGTACATCGAGGCCAACGAACATTGCCGTAGCGGCGAGAGCGGGATGGACAACTCGCCCCGCTTCGACGATGCGGTGCAGTTGGACGCCGTCGACTTCAACAGCTTCATGGCGGCCGAGTACCGCACGCTGGCGCGCTTCGCGCGACTGCTGGGCCGCGACGACGACGCCCGACGATGTGATGCGCGGCATCGCGAGTTGTGCGCGTCGATCAACGGCCTGCTGTGGGACGAGTCGACCGGCTTCTACCAGGATCGCGACGTGGTCACGGGGCGGCGCACGGGCATCCTGGCCAACTCAGGCTTCCTGCCGTTGATCTGCGGCGCGGCCAGCGCCGAACAGGCCCAGCGGCTGGCGCGGCACCTGGAAGACCCCGCGACGTTCGGCACGACGGTGCCGGTGCCGTCGGTCGCCGTCTCGTCGCGGCGGGGCGGGGAAAAGGACATGTGGCGCGGCCCGATGTGGGTCAACCTGAACTGGCTCATCGAGATTGGCCTGCGCGACTACGGCCTTACCCAGGCCGCCGACCACGTGCGCGAGCGAACGGTGGCGGAAATTGTTCGCCACCACCAGCGCCACGGCACGTTCTACGAGTTTTACGACAGCGACGGTGCGACCGAGCCGGGCCACCTGGACCGCAAGGGCCACCGCGCCAGCCCCGGCGGCAATCCGTACCACCGCGTCATCCACGATTTCGGCTGGACTGCCACGCTGTTCATCGACATGGTCCACCGTGCAGCACTCGATCGCGCCCAGCCCGGCCAAGTCAAGCGCGTCTAA